In Rhodamnia argentea isolate NSW1041297 chromosome 5, ASM2092103v1, whole genome shotgun sequence, the DNA window GTTTTCGATGATTTGCGCGCTTCAAATCATCGAGCTCATTTGTGCAGGCAAGGAGGCTCTGTAGTCTGCTGAGATAGCATCTGCAGTCTCCGAGAGACGGGTCTTCATCTCCGAGATTTTGCATTCCACATACTCTTTGTGCTTTGACACCATATCAACCACTGAAAAGAGCTCAAAAGCGCACTTCTGGATTTCTTCCTCGCTTTCTCTAATGGCTTCCTGCTGCTTCATTTTAGATGTCTGCGAAAACAAGTTGTGTAAACAAATGATGCCGCGTCAAACTAGACATGCTTACTCTGCAAGAAAAGAGTATTCCACCCGAAGATCAATCGATCACAACCCAAAAGGAGGAATCTTACTGATTTTATGGCATGACTTGACTTTTGTTTGCTTACGGCACAAAAGATTTCTAGCCACATATTTCGGTGCATAATCAAATGATTAGACCATACCGTACCTTCAAGACCTCTGCAGCTTCTCTTTCCACAATGTCCAAGTTATGAGCTTCTGCTTCGACATCCCCCACCATCCTTTGCACCTCCAGTGCACATCTATGAATGAAGTCTTGCATTTCTTGCTTCAGTAGATTCATTTGACCTTCAAGCTGCACAAATTCTTGCATTAGAGCTTTTTCCAATACAAGGAAACAGTAGACAAGTGGGCCACAAATTCCTGTGTTATGCTAACTCTCACGATGTGACATACCGCTGTTGTCCTTCAGATGTTACCGGACTAAGCACTTCTATATATACAGCATGCGTTAACCTTCAGTATTTTTCCTGACACTAGCGAAGAACTTTTAGCTAGTTTTGTTCTCAGAGGACATCCACACCATATGCTTCTATAGCTCTTCAAATTATGTTGAGCATTAACAGACAAACAATCGCAAACATTAACTGCATCCTATTCCATGTCTGTAATGATGAGTTCTTTGACTGTTTTGTTCTAAAAGTTATCATAACTCTTCAATACTaaaatcaacaataatttaCTCAACTGCCGTTGACTACCCAGAACAAGCTATTGCTACTCAATTCCCCCGGCCAAAAGTCTACATTACCAACCTCTTGCCAATTCTGCCAATACAGCCCACAGTAAGTAAGTTGGATGTTATCCCCAGCTTCTCTTTCCAATTTCACCAAGAAATCAGAAATTTCACTGGTATCATAGTTTCCATCAAGAAGGCAAAAAATAGCTTTCAGTTCCAAGAGGTAGGCACAGTCCAAACACATCAAGGGTTGGTACTTAATCAAAGAACTCACGTCATCAACACGTGAATGAAGTTGCATAACACGATTTTTCTTCTCCTCGATTCTAGCAGTAGTTTCTTTAGACTGTTGCTGAAGGATGATTAACTCTTCAAGTTTCTCCACCGAGCTTCTGTTTATGTCATCGGCATGCAAGTCAAGTGCTGGCTTTAGTGTCGACTTGTAGTCAATGCCCATCACCTCAGCGGGTGTAGACCCTTTTGCATTCAACACATATTGGTAATCTGAACCAAGCTTTAACCtagaaacagaaaacaaaagagtAGTTGAAGGAGAAGAGCTACAGAACATcattcaaaaagaaagaaattaccCAATGGGTTTTTATAGTCGGATCTTATCAAGCCATCTGTAGCAAGAAAGTAGGCTAGAATCTAAACACCCATGGGGTCTAAGACAACCTATCTAGCTAGGAAGTGACAGAGAAAGTGAGTGAAGAGGGCCTCGGTTCCGCTATGCCAATCATTATTTTCCTACACCCAAAGGAAAAGGTCCTTCCACTTTTGGGCTGGTCATGGCGAGGAGGGATTTGAATCACCGACATCGTGTTTCACAGCCGTTTGATTGAGTTTGAATAGTCTTTCTATCTTTGAGCTATCAATAAACACTCTTGACAAGCATCTTTCTATCTATGAACTATACAACCTCAAACACGTGCATAGACTAACTCAACACCTTGTTTATGTTTATTAACTTCAGAACAACTtagcacaaaaggaaaaacaacacGATCACTTCTTAATGAAATCAATACAATTAAACTCATCTCGTACTGTATCAGGCACAAGCATTAGCACTGAAGACATACAAACCCGCAAACACATGAGAATGTTTGTCTGTTGATGCTGAAGAACTCCATGAGATATCAACCAGTGTATTGTAGATAACTGAAAACAGCAAATATACCCAGCTTGAACCTATGACTACTAGATGATTTCAAAATGGCATCCAAATACCAAAGGCACATGACATAGAAAACTTCCAACACCAATAAAGAAGAACAATTAACAAGACTGCAGCAACTGCAAGAATTAGAACTTACTTCCGAACAGCCTTGTTACATTCCTTGGCAAGTTCCTCGAGCTCCTTGACTTTGAGCGCGAGGGTCCTGTCGAGATCCCAACACTTCTCCTCGTACTTGTTCCTCTCAATCTCAGCATCAGCAATCTCCCCCTCCACCGCCTGCAACTCCTTCTTCATTCTCTCCGCATCCCTCCAATTAAACATCTGCAGCTGGATCGTCTTCTTCAATTCCTCATTCTCCTCGCAAATCctccccttctcctcctccttggcCTTcaactccttctccttcttttccaattcCTCCTGCAAATCCGAGATCCTCCCCGTGATCTTCGCTATCATCGTATCGAACTTCTTCACATCTTCCTCAAGGACGCTCTTCTCCTGCTCACGCAATTCCCTCTCCGACGGCCCCGTCCGCAGCTTCTCCACTCTTGCCTCGACTTCCGCGGCATTCTTCTCCAAACTCTTCACATTCTCAGCGAGGTTATTTCTCTCCTCCTCCAACTTCTCCACAAACTCTCTATCCAAAGCATCAACAGAGTCATCATCTCCACCTATGAAATGCAAGTAGCTCTGGAGTGCGTACTCGTCCATGGTGTTGTTATCCCCAAACGTGCGAGACTTTGAAGCTAAGTGCTCATTGTAGGACGCGATCTGAACGAGCCAGTGCAAGACGGCGACGAACGTCGGCCATGCGTGGGGAGTGGCCGGCGTGCGGAGAGCCGACTTATTGACTTTGAAAGGGCAGTCGAGAGATCGGAGCAGGACAGGGAGGTCGTCCTCCATCTTAGGGTTCGGATAGTCGAGTTGAGAGATGATGAAGTTGGAGATGGCGGTGATGTCCTTAGCGGAGGGCAGGGCGGTCTTGATGAGGACAGGGAAGGCGTGAGAGGAGAGGTAGCAGTTGACGGCGCGGACGGCGGACTGCTGGTAGGAGCGGTCGTTCACGAGGTCGGCGGCGGCTGAGAAGCGGCCGACGCCGACGGAGGAGGGGCGGCTGCTGGCGAAGCTGGCGTCGGAGTCgcgcggaggaggaggaacgaAGGACGGCTTCGCGCGGCCGCGACCTCTGCTCTTCATCgtttccccttcaatttcacaCGGACAGAGCGAGAAGGCGTATGGCCGATCAAATTGGGAGAacggaaatgaatttcttttccctttttttccccttttgcagagaaaaagaaatttgagtTTGGGTGGGATTTTTCCCGCCTAAAATGCAATCGGGGCTTGGAGCCGTGAGGATTTGAACTGTGGTTCTGGCTTGGATGGATTAAAGGCCATTTGATCACACACTAGTttttgtcacgaaagtataGTTAAGttataaactttcaaaaaatgcaatcaaattctaaaatttgctaaattgatccaatcaaGCATTTCCATTGaatacactttttgaaagttttaaggcCCTAGTTACACTTTcatgaaaagttttaagattttatcgctattttaaaaagttttaaaattcaactctacttttgtgacaagttttaggattttgaatatacttatctttttttttaattacatttgTTACTAGTATTTTGATTACCAATATATATTAATAAGAGCCACTAAATATGCGTGTCTTAAAACCCTATATAGTTTAAGAGAGACAACGAAAAAGTGGCTGCATTCGTACGGTTGCAATCCATCCTGTCATAATGAAGTTGCATAttgggtgcatttgtttcgacATCTATAATGAGCCTTAGGCCTCCAAAGCTCCTTGGAAAAAAAGCTTGAGTGTTTGACGAAATTTCTTCGGGACCTCTTGGCCAAACGCTGGCCTAAACAAAGCCGAAAGCTCAAGGCAGCTCCTGTATGAAAGCATTGCGACATGCAAACATTTGGAAAACTTTCGAGCCAATGACCAAGATCTATCGTTGGGGTGGTCCAACGGCGCGCGACTGCTCTAAGGAATGGTTGCTCGAGGGCTTCTGAATATGGAGATGGTCCTTGTTCACAACGGCTTGACCAGGAAGTAAGAGCTCCATGGACCCAAAAACAATGGCTATCGCAGCCTCACATTGGCCTGGGAATAAGCACTTACACCGGAGATACAAAAGACATTCTTGGTGCAACAAATTTGAATTCGTTCATTTGCTTGAAGGTGACTCGAGAAACATGGCCATACAAACACTTGACGATGAGCCACGATGCGTCAAATTCACCATCACAAATCATTTTGATTACACTGACCGCCCAAAGGTAGATTAAAACATAATAGCATGGCTAATcaccgtttgtttcgcggaaaaatgaatgattcaaaagatatttgtctaaaaatgattacttatgtcgcttgaaataactaatcaataaaacaaaaatataatcatcaataatttatgtctatctattttcatgaacaatgaaagcattttatgttcattcatttttatttactataCAAGcaatcttttttaggaaaatattcctcatgacaaaataattaaataataaatcacACATTTGTTTAACttaaaacttttagaacagtccATAGTAATCTTGCAAAATTCCACATAGTATCAAAGCAGAAAGTcctaaattcaaatattttcaaacccCTATTTGTCTCtccaatgaaatattttcacGCTTTAATATGAGagagataaaataattaaataataaatcatgTCTTTATCTTAGCAAGTTGCACCTTCGCCTTGGGAGCTCAACAGGCAAGCAAGAAGCAAAACGGAGATCTCCACATGCTATCATGGAGGGGTGTAAGAAAGCATACACTTCATCGTATTTACAACCCATtcggcataaaaaaaaaaaaaaccccacaatTACACTCATCGCATTTACAACACATACGGTCTGGGAAAACCACTCAATTGAGCTGCTCTCTACAGACCAGCAGAAGGAAAAAACTCTACCCTCAGAAAACAACATGTCGAAATAGCTTAAACTGAAGCTGCCGTTAGAAGCGAGGAGAGATTCGATACGTCAATGTGAGATTAAGTACGGAAATACTATCTTGGACTTGGAAACTATCATAATATCTTCATGGGGGGACTAACATTTGTTCTTACTGCATACGGAATACTTGTATTGCATTGCTGCGAAGGGTGATCTAGGCCTAGAATTTTCCTCAGAAAAATGAAAGCTCGAGGACATGGTAAGAATATCTACAACATTATAcatccatttttctctttattcCTGTGGGAACACCATAACATACTGGTGATGCCCCGATCAAGAACGGCAGAGTGCAAGCTTCACGAGCCTGACCCATGAACGATCCAATCATCGGTCTATGGTGACAAGTATCTGAGCATATCCTAGTATTGGAAAGTTCCGGCGATATCTTTTTGGATGGTTTCTTTCTGGGATTGCCTCCATTGTTCTTTAAATTGATTGCCTTGAATTCATTTGCTAAGGAACTACAGGGAGCGCAACCAGTGGAATTTGACCTTTCCTTCAACCATGCATCCAGCATGGCCTTGCCGAACCGGTCAATATCCTTGTCAGTCACTTCCCATAGATTGGCAACAATGACAGGAGAACCGGCTAAGAGGTAGGACAATGACGTACCTTCGGGAACATACGCCCCATTAAGAAGTAGAGAACCGCTGCTACACCCCATTAGAAGAGTAGCAGCACAAGTGTCCAGCTTCTGAATCTCGTGACGTGGAATATATTGCGATCCTGTGTCAGAAAATCCCAATATAACATTTCAGTGGCATGTTGAACATGGAGTAGCATTATATCAGTTCTGGGAGTGGGTCGAAATTCAGAGTAAAGTAAGGAAATTTACCACTCCCATGGCCAAAATAAATGAAGAGGTCATGGCTTGTCAAGGCAAGGGCCAATTCTTTCGGCACAGGTGCAAAACCGGCATTACCCTGTGTGGTAAATCACGTTAAGTTTTGTCTAAATAAATAGATCACTAACAATTTTATGCTGTGACCGTCATATTCTCTAGCATCAACAAAACGATGCAATCTTTAATCTACTTCAAGTTGGAGGTTCTCTCTGGTGCATTTTCTTGCGTTCTCCGTTTATTCTGTATTGACTACAGAATGTACCTTCAGCTTTTGATCTCTAAACCAGTTCTCAAATTCAACTTGCGTGCTGTTGAGATCGCCACTGGGATTCAACAGGTAGTATGCATCCAATGGATCTATAAACGGAAAAGAAGCAACAGGAGGTCCAACTTGCTCCTCAAGCTGAGAGCTCCTATCCAGTGCGAGGAAAAAGCTGCCAACTGAAGGCATACGATAAACCTCCTGGTTTCTTAAAGCCGGTAAGTTCTCCCATGGGAGCATCTGCACAATTGTACAAGGAATTGAATGAAAATTGCCCAAAACTTGTAAAACAActccaatcaagaaaattaaaacaacaAAATAAGCATTTACCCCACTAGGAGGGGTCAGCTCTATGAATCCCTTTATGTCATTGCACTCTATTTCCTGTCAAATCTTATGAAAGATCTAAATTCTTCATATGAACTAtggcaaaatttccaaagacaTTTTCAAGTGGAACATGACGGTGCAGATAATAGACAGCATCTTGATGGGATATGGCACAACTAAGTCAAACTTGCCCAAAGGAATGGAGAAATACAAACATAAGGCCAAACCTCAATTTTATGTTGATAGCATTACGTGCGCTTATGGTTGAGAATTGAGAACCTCATGACACTAGAAACTCCTAAGGTTTTGCCTTTTGAtagcacaaaaagaaaatgtaaaaaaaaaaaaaggaattactTGGAGGAATATACATTTTAAATATGGTCCTTAGCCCAACAACTTTGCCaccaaaagaattttaaaatCAGACACggaaaaaattcaatcaagtaTGTCACCCTTTAGCCAGGAAAAGTTAAGAGGATAAATCTAATATTAGATGAAAACTTAAGGGAGTGGTAGACAAACCTGCACCTCGCTATCTAGCACTAAAATAATTGGCTCTGTATACATATGAACTTCCTCTTCAAGGTCCTTTATTGCTTCATGAATCAATTGAAAGGCCAGCTCAGTCAATTCACCAGCTCCTTCACATGCAAACGATGGAATGCTGCCCCTTTCTTCGACATATTGATTTATGCTACCAACATAGCAATTTCTGTTTGACTGTAAGAGTGGTATTAAAGCTTCCGTTTTACTGCCCAATTTTAACCCACCAAGTATAACCTCAAGCAAACCTGCATCAATGTTGATTTTGCACTTATGTTTCAGGTCATGAACCAGTTTCTTTAGCACAGTCTCCATACGTGTGCAATTCAACGATCCTCCAAGAAGCAGGCATCTCCAAGGTCCCAACCATGATTCTTCTAATTTCCTAGTTTGTGTAGACAAAACATAAGCAAATAGCATTAGTCTAAGTTCAAGCTTATGGACAGAATGCCGCAACAGGGACACTGCAAAAATAACAAACATAAAAATGAGCAGTATCATAGAGCATGTCTACTGGCCAAGCTTGCTTGGAAGAACTCACCCCAGCAATTTACCCAGGCGGAGATCAAGATTCTTTCTCTTAGTCCACCATAACAgcctattttcttttgtatcttcCAAAGCATGGAGAGAACATGACAAGTAATTTTCCTCCAATATCTCCTTAAATGTTGGAACTACATTGTCGACCACACTGGAACCCCAGGGACAATGCCAATGTTTATCCCGCGACTTGTTGCTAGAAGAAGATTCATCTTCTGAATTTGAAACTTCATCGAAATCATctgagaaattttgaaaaggttAAGTCAAATTAACGCCCTTGCTAGACTGTATCATAAGTGCTGCAGGATTCTGACAACTAATATTCATGCAGCAAACTGGAAGTACCTTCCAATATTGGATCCAAGGGCATAAGTACAACAACAGGTTGCGAACTGTGGTTCAAGCGAGATAAAATCATCCATGCACGGATATGAGAAGGATAAAGCAATAGCTCTTGCAACAACTTAGCATCAGAACCATCAACAACACTTATACAGAGCACTGTGGCACAAGGAAGACACCCAAAGAATCTTCTAACAAGATCTTCAAGATTTTGAACAGAGTCTGGGGCAAGCCTGcagcaagaaaacaaaagcatgtTCAGTGAAT includes these proteins:
- the LOC115727569 gene encoding kinetochore protein NDC80 homolog gives rise to the protein MKSRGRGRAKPSFVPPPPRDSDASFASSRPSSVGVGRFSAAADLVNDRSYQQSAVRAVNCYLSSHAFPVLIKTALPSAKDITAISNFIISQLDYPNPKMEDDLPVLLRSLDCPFKVNKSALRTPATPHAWPTFVAVLHWLVQIASYNEHLASKSRTFGDNNTMDEYALQSYLHFIGGDDDSVDALDREFVEKLEEERNNLAENVKSLEKNAAEVEARVEKLRTGPSERELREQEKSVLEEDVKKFDTMIAKITGRISDLQEELEKKEKELKAKEEEKGRICEENEELKKTIQLQMFNWRDAERMKKELQAVEGEIADAEIERNKYEEKCWDLDRTLALKVKELEELAKECNKAVRKLKLGSDYQYVLNAKGSTPAEVMGIDYKSTLKPALDLHADDINRSSVEKLEELIILQQQSKETTARIEEKKNRVMQLHSRVDDLEGQMNLLKQEMQDFIHRCALEVQRMVGDVEAEAHNLDIVEREAAEVLKTSKMKQQEAIRESEEEIQKCAFELFSVVDMVSKHKEYVECKISEMKTRLSETADAISADYRASLPAQMSSMI